Part of the Candoia aspera isolate rCanAsp1 chromosome 1, rCanAsp1.hap2, whole genome shotgun sequence genome, GGGCCATACGGTACCCGGCAAGCTCCGCGCTGAAGGTGCCGGAAGTGAGTGTGCATTTCCGGCGGCAAGACGGGACGGGCTCCGCTGCTTTTTGGAGTGAACCGCGGCTCTTTTCATACTGTTCCAGTCGCGGCCCTACCATGAAGGACGTGCCAGCTTTCCTACAGCAGAGCCAGAGCTCGGGGCCCGGTCAGGCCGCCGTTTGGCACCGGCTGGAGgagctttacaataaaaagtgAGTCCGGGGATCGGTTCAataagggggggggagggggaagtaaATGGGTGCACGTGCGTTGGAGTCGGGGAGGTAGCGGGCGGAGAGAGATCTTCGCTAGCTGCGAGCGGTATGTTTGCTGCCTGTGGCGAGCAGTGCCTTACCTGGGAGATGCTGAAGGGCAAGAAGCAATGATAAGGTACTGAGTTGTTTGAAGACCCCTCCCTCCCCCGTCGCCCCCTTCTCTCGTAGCAGGCTGTTTATATCTAAGACGGGGCGCTTAGTTTTCACCTGTCCCTCGTCCCATTCTCTTCCTCATGCTGAGCGAGGCTGGTTCATTCGTCCTGGCAAGCTTCCCTGCCCTGTTATATCCTGTCTGCTTCAGGCCGATCTTGCTGACCTTGCATACTCTGGAGATATGTAAATAAATGGGTAATCCCAGGCTGATATCTGCTAACCTAAGTGAAGTTTTGATTGCCAAAATTCAGTTGGTGTTGTGCAGGAACAAGTTTGTAGTAAGGGTGCTAACTGGGCAGATGCAGATAGACGTCTTTTTTGCTGGTCTGCTGGTTGCTAGTCCTTCTCCAGTTTATGTAATAGTCTGTTCATGCAGTTAATAATACTGCTAGCACAGCTCTTGATCTTCTATCATTGCTCTCTAAGCAGAATACTTAACTGTTTATGCCTCAAAcaaaacctttctttttttaaagtaatgttaGAATGTATTCCAGACATATAAGATTCTACTCAGAGCAGACTTCCATTTGATCTTCTATCCCAGAAGTCACTTGTATCATTCTTAACTGCTCTGAGTGGACCACCAATTCTCAAATATTAGAGAACAGATAGGGATATTGTTCCACTGGGGGTTAAAGGTTTGATGCCATCTACATGTGGGCATGAACAACATAcgatttgtttctcttttctcatGGCAAGGACATAGCATCACTTTTGGCTCataatattaaattaatggaGGGCATAAATATAtcgtgagagccagtttggtgtagtggttaaggcaccaggctagaaatggaagactgtgagttctagtcccatcttaggcacaatgccagctgggtggccttggcccagtcactctcagccctggtaaggaggcagtggcaaaccacttctgaaaaaccttgccaagaaaactggagggaatagtccaggcagttgccacgagacaacactgacttgaaggcacaaaaataaatacatatatacatactcagGTTATAAGGTATCAGTAAGCCTTGATGGCTTATACACCTTGTCGTGAAATATTGAAAAGGGTCCATGAATGTATTGAAGCTGTCCTATAATGAGACAGGCTATTTTGCTCAATATTGTTTATTACTTAGATGGGTAGCAGCTCTCTGAAAACCTGCTACCTGAGATTTCTTAATAATATACTTTTCCTTTGAACTATTTCTGATTAATTATTTcagttattttcttattttcaacaACATACTCTGGTAggttattttaaaatcaattttatttaagtTTTCTATTATTCAAAcaaatgttttgaattattttcacaTATATTTAATAGTTAAGTATTACACTGAATTTTCAGTTTGGCTTTGCTCATGTACAAATTTGTCACTATTGATActtactattcttttttctgtctGTGTTATAGACTCTGGCACCAACTAACTTTGCAGGTTTTGGATTTCGTGCAAGACCCCTGCTTTGCCCAAGGAGATGGCCTTATCACGGTATGCTTCCTAGATTTTATTAAATCTTTATCAGTTATAATGGTTTAAGAatcatctttaataaaattacctCCTAGGGGTTGTTGTAATCTATTTATTTGCAGTTATGTTGTATTCCATTCTGTAATTTATATGAACAAAGGAACCCCATTTTAgtgatttgattttactttttagATATATAACAGAGGTGTTGTATATctaaaaagtaaaatcaaatgtgTTCACATTGTTGTAGAATGGCACTGCAGTGAAGTAAGGTACTGAAGAAGTTATGtaatagaaataagaaataaaaattcatCACGGTTTGGAAAATAGTGAAGGATCAACTGGATATATTTTCCTGGGACAGGAGAACTTGATGACACTCTTCAGATTCTTGAAAGGATACCACTTAGAATGGGACACAAGAGTATGTTGCTGTCACAGAGAACAGGACTAGATCTGACAGGTTTAAGTTAGTTAAAGGTTTGATGTAGCATTAAATGAATCTTTTTTACACTAAGAGAGGGCAAAGCAATGGAATGCCTGGAGATAGGGGTGTACTTTTTTACTTGGAAGTCTTCTAAAATAAGCTAGATAGCCACATGGGACACTACCCTTGATTTAATGAGACAATTTAACTCTGTAGATTTCCACTATTGATGGAAGGATTTTTGTAcactggagatgatgatgatgatgatgattagaccTGGAACAGGGGGAAGTGATTTTTGCTAGATTTTCACATCCCCCTATGCTGCCTCCTTACCGTTCATAGAATTGTCATTGTGGTTTGTGCACTTCCCCTGTTTCTGATCAGAATTTTTTCTGTTGTCAAAGTGGTCAATGGCACTACTATGAATGTTTAACTGAAATATATGTGTTATTAAAAttatctcctttttcttttggcttACAGCTTTATGAGAACTTTATCAGTGAGTTTGAACACAGGTAAAATTTTTCACATGGCTAGACTTTTAAAAAAGCCTAGATTTTTTTCATCAATTCATAGTAATTCCTCTTGATTCCAGGGTGAACCCTTTATCCCTTGTAGAAATCATTCTTCACGTAGTACGGCAGATGACAGGTAAACTCCTTTTACTCATAATTACTTGTCCTGAATACGGTGGTTCAGGTTGAAATTTTGAGGCCAAGAATGCTATATGGTACTTGGCCAATTGAGCAGTTGACCTCAGCTTTCTTAGGGAAACATCTAAAAGCTAACATATTTAGCTTTTTGTGGGTTCTTATTGTTGCCTGACTTTGAAATACCAATATCAAATATAGCAAAGGAGTATTAGTAATATGTAGAGAGTTTCAGAGCCTCgtatggtgcagagtggtaggtggcagtattgcaactgaaactctccccacgaccggagttcaatcccaggggaagctggattctcggacagccggctcaggtcgactcagccttccatccttctgaggccgGTAaagtgagcacccagcttgctggggaaggtgacgactggggaaggcaatggcaaaccacctaccaagaaaacatcatgaaagcagcatcccccccaaagggtcagacatgactcggtgcttgcacagggaacctttcaccttttcacacaGTTTCAAATCTAGAATAGCTGTTTGGACCTTACTGCAACTGTTCAAATGCTGCTTTGATTATTCCAAAAAGTGTTCCAAGCTAATAaacaatattggaatattttcaaaaaatcttttcaaaattGAGTATTTTGCCCACTTATGGTATTAATATGCAAGCTAGGAGCTTAATTTTGGAAGTACGGATTGAAAGCCTGTTTTAGTGCTCATACTCATAGGATTTTATTCTTGTGTTTACACTTCCCTCAGTGTAGGGTGAAATGAAATGACATGCAAGAGATTCCATATTTATTCAAGGAACAGATCTCCTCTAATTTGGGAGAATTAGAGTGAAGGGATATAAACAGTATGCCTGGGATTCTTTGGTCtgatattttgttatattttatatgttgtatATTAATACGTTTCATTGTacataatgtaatttttaaaaggctAATGCTGAATTGCATGATAAGCattgcatacattttaaaaataatccttaaTGTTGCTTCCTGTATTCATCTCTTTAGATCCTAATGTTGCCCTTACTTTTCTGGAAAAGACCCGAGAAAAGGTAAGGAAAGAATGCAGTAGACAttgtatataatattttattaattcagaTAGTAACATTTTCAGACCTCTACTGGACAGCCAATTACAGGTACATTGTGATTAGTGTGAGTTTGAATAGTGTGATATTCGATTTAGTAGAAATTATAAATTGATAACAGGTCACATTTAATGTGAGCCAAAATGCAGTTAGTGTGAGGCTCGTGTGCACAGTTGCCATTGGGGTTTTAGACCTTAATCGCCTTGTGTGCAAAATAGAGAAAAGGAAGGTTCTGTTCAAAGAAAGCTCAAAAAAGGCtaattttgaagaactacagcagaatacaggagataGCAGGTATACTTTGGATATAGGTTTATCGTCTTTTACTGTTAcacagtgcaggtagtcctcatttaatgaccctaattggggccagaatttctgttgctaagcgaagtggttgttAGGCGAAACATGTGACTGCACAACGGTTCTGGTAGGCCCGGGTtacagttgttaggtgaggactgcATGCTTCTCCTGCACTGCCATGCTTGCCTCCGCTTTAATTTCCCCCACCTGCCgatctcccccccccatctctgcccttttggccaccctgcactctgccactgcctacccctgctgcccccagctgatcttctccatcttcctcctcctgctgatgAGGTGCACCTGGCTGAGGCAGTTGCTGGCCCTTCGTGGAGGCCGTGCatggtggccaaaagggcagagatgggggggagatagggggCCATCATGAAGGCCTCACAAATGGCCAGCAACTGCCTTGGTCAGGTGCAGCTTGTTGGCAGCAGAAGGAAGACAATGGTGGGAGGCAGCAGGAGTAGGTGGTAGCAGCGGAgtacagggcagccaaaagggcagagatggggagataggcgggtgggggaatTGAAGCGCACACTGGGGTCGTAAATGCAGGTGAGCTACCAAGAGCCCAGTTTTTGATCACGTGACAGTAGTGGCACTACAGTGGCCaaaacttcgaggaccagtcgtaactacccttcattcagtgccattgtaatttcaaacagtcactggatgattgttaagtgaggactacctgtatttaattaataaacatataaaaatgtgtaaaaatttTAATTGCCTATTTCCGTCAAGCTGGAGCCAATTATCTTATTTTCCCtagaaatataattttgaatagtgcaaattcaaataatgcaactatttcatgggattcattaaTAGCACTAATCGAGACCTACCTGTATGCTTTGTTCTCAGTAAGAAAATTGACAAGGACAGAAGTCAAACTTAGGACTGTTTTAATCTGATGCTTGTATTCTGCTTGATACAAATGAGTTGTATAAAACAAGAGCTGTTTTGTGATGTGGCATTTATATTATGATTGTAGGTGAAAAGCAGTGATGAAGCTGTGATTCTATGTAAAACGGCCATTGGTGCTCTAAAATTAAACATTGGTGACCTGCAAGTTACCAAGGTGAGGCAGTATTATATTTGCATATTCATTGATTCAGCTTTGCCAGTTGCATCAAATAGTTTCTATATTTTTATGGTGCTCAAAATGTTTAAGTATCTCTCTTTTCTAGTATTCCTGTGCTTATTATTGAACTCTGTGAAAAGTACTAAAATAATCTGATTTAATGAAATATTGTTAATATGGCTGTTCCCATGTATTTGTTTCCCCTCTTGTATCTGATTACATTACAACTTTGTGACAATTTTTAAGAGTGATTCTGGGGATACCTCTAAGATTTGGGGGGATTACATGAGAGTTTGCATGAGAGTTTGTACATTTCTACTTTATATAAATGAATGATTGTAATGAATTTACCTCAAATAAATAGCAGCTGGTTTTGAAGCTGTGAGTTCAGAGCTTGATTAGTTGGGAGTGGTTACTTCCTTTTTCATATAGTTCAGAACTTAGAGATGGAATTACATAGTTTAAATTACCATAATTCCCAAATAGTTCATAGTTTCTTTATTCAGACAAATCGAGGCAACTATTGTTGCCAACAAATATACAAATGTTGTATTATGCCCTAATTCTTCTTTAGAAACCAGGAAGTCTTTTGCTTGACTTCAAATGTTGTTCACTCATCCTGGCAAATCTTCCTGCCTTATTATACCCGGCCTTCTTCAAGACAGTCTGGCTGACCTTGTGTACTCTGGAGACATGTAAATGACTGCTTTTTATTTGCCACTTTCCTAAAATAAATGGGTAAGCCCAGGCTAATACCGGCTAATGTTCATTAATTCAAATACTGAtcattttcttctgtactgaTTGATTATATGCATATATTTCTAAAAGCAGGCTTATACATACGTGCATATTAGTTATGAAAGTTAAGAGCTggtatccattttattttctttaggaGACAATTGAAGAGGTTGAGGAGATGTTGAATAATCTTCCTGGTGTGACATCTGTTCACAGCCGCTTCTATGATCTCTCTAGCAAGTATTATCAGACAATTGGAAATCATGCCTCTTACTATAAGGATGCATTAAGGTTCCTTGGCTGTATAGATGTCAAAGACCTGCCAGGTAGTGATCTCTTTTCTTTCTACACTGAATATCTGGCAGTGTGGTGCTTGTAAAGATCTGCCTCAAAAAGGAGCAACTTCCACtcaagatttttaaatttttaaaactgtCACAGGTATAGAAGTATACAACAAACATCTTGATACAAGAACAAGGCACTTCTCTGGGTAGAATGAGCCTTATTTTttgagagagaaaggaaatgtaCATTAACATGTATATGTCTTAGACATAAAGTCAGTGTTCTGActtcaaattcaaaataatatatatgaatGGTACTTACAATAGCAGTGATGAAGTTGGGGATTCTCCCAACTACTAAAATGGGGGAGGCAATGTGGGATAGTCACTGaagtagaactttttttttcagtggcAGACCAGCAGGAAAGAGCTTTTACTTTAGGCTTGGCAGGACTCTTGGGTGAAGGAGTCTATAACTTTGGAGAACTGGTAAGTAGAATTGTATTAGTTTTAACAGTTGGGTAAAAAGATCTTGCTATTAACTTAATAACATCATGTCTTATCTCCATCTGTAGCTTATGCATCCTGTACTGGAATCTTTGAGGGACACTGACAGACAGTGGCTGATTGATACACTTTATGCCTTCAATAGTGGCAATGTGGAAAAATTCCAGGCATTGAAATCATCTTGGGGCCAACAGGTTAGTGATTGGCATGGATTGATTACATTTTGAGAAAGTAAGATAAACACCTTTAGATGAATCTATTTCTTgatttctgtataaatatgaaTTCAGAGAGATCTAATTATTGTAATGGTTCTCATGCAAGCTTAGGCTTGCTCAGCTGATTAACTAATAGGCCAAGCAAAGCCCACAGGGTTTGCTGCCTGCCTGGGATTGCAAAATTGGAGGAGCTGCTAAACATCTTTCAGGCCACTGTATCTAGTTGGCTGGGTTCTGTTCCAGAGCCGCAAACCCATTCTGGGTTCACTTAAGATCAGACCTGCACAACCtgtagaggggaaagggccaGACTGAAACCTTAAAAAATAATTGCAGATCACAATAGCTGGCGGGCTGATCAGCTATTTGGCGGCTAGCAgtgcagcagcagcaatggagcTAGCAGTGTCTGTGAGGCCTGGAGGCATTGGAGGTGCTTGGCAGTTGTCTTTCAGGGTGGAAGTGGCTTTGAAAACCTAGGCAACGGCAACAGATCCTTCCTGGCAGCGGTGATACTTGGCATCAGTGGactggttattttttaaaaaaatgctggagGGCTGCTTGGCACTCCGCATGTTTTGCAGGCATGCTTTAGATGATGCCTTTGTTGTTTAATGCTTTGGAACATGTAAGGGCATGAGTGTAACACTTTTTGGCTCactaaagcagctgtgtcttcctggaaaaagatgcagctttaATGAGTTACAGATAAGAGCTGGATTTGCATTCCAATGAGTTCCGTAGTACCTCTTCTGCAAAACTGTGCATCCCTAACATCCAGTGCTAAGTACCTCCAATTAAATGAGATAAAGATCATTTGCAAAGGCTATTGGaataattctttttattatttacgTTGACATTCCCTTCACTAGGAAATCCTATTTCAATCCATCTAGATAGCTGCATTTAGAAGTCTTGAGTGGCTTTGTAGTGGTCTTGAGAATAGTTTTGGGCACAGAAACAAAGTATATAAAATGAGTGGTGCTTTCCTGTcagacaatgtttttttaaattaaaatgcaggTTAAGCTTTTAATATTTTGGGTTTATGTTTTACAGCCAGACTTGGCTGCAAATGAAACACTTCTGCTGCAGAAAATCCAGCTGCTGTGCTTAATGGAGGTAAGTCCTGGAACAAAACTAGCACCATTGCTCCCTATCTGGATAACATGGACTTTTTTGAGCAAAATATTTGCATGGTCATGGGCCAAAAATGTATATTCTTTTTGTTAACTGATAttacttttactttaatttgCATCCTCATTACAGAAGATCATTTTTTGTATTCTGGAAACTGTCTTGCTGGATATTATCACTCAAACATATGTTTCTTACTTTTGTGAAACAAGTTATGGTGCAAAAAGAGTGGCTGCTTCTTATGGTGGttgaaacaaataaatggattttaaTAACACCACTTAGTATTTCAGTAGAAGATTATCCTTACTATCCTGCCATACTTGTCATTCAGTTTAATCTCATTCTTTATTGAATTTTTGCTTTATGATAGTGGCAAAATTATCTTTTGTTCATCAGTCTTTGTCCTAATACTTATGTTCAAAAATATTAGACCAGAATACAATATAAAGGAAGCCATTATATGAATGTCTTAAGTATTTTCTCATATGGATtgataatatatactgtatttaataaTTATATCTGTTAATCATAAGTAGCTTAATGTCAGTTGACTTTGGTTTTTATTTGAAAGCTTGCTTTGAGAGGGTGGGTTTTTGGGGGATCAGTGCAAATTATGTAGTGCTCATTTACTGTATAATGgcaagatatactgtattttcttaaaGATCCTATCAAAAATCTAGATTGCTTTACACTCAATAATGTCTTGTACTGAGGTCAGCAAGGATAGAGAAAAAGTAGATTTGTGCTGATTACACTGGGGatgttataattttttaaagtccaaattAGTTTTAATCCTATAGTTTTTCTTGGCTACAGATGACCTTCACCAGACCTGCTAATCATAGGCAACTTACTTTTGAAGAGATTGCTAGAAGTGCCAAAGTCACTATAAATGAGGTGCGTTACTTTTGGAGCTAACCTAAGCTGGAGCCAGAAGTTCTGGTTTGATgagcaatttatttgtttgttttatatactaTACTTTTACTCAGTTGAATGGAAACCAATCCACCATTTAATTTGACATGTTTGTCTCAAGTAATTTCTGTTAAAGCTGTTCTGTTTAAGCTCTTAGGCAAAGCAAAATAGAGTCTATCTCCTTTGTTCTATGTGTTCTCTGTATTTGTTCACTATTTCACCTTGAGTTGTAGCGTGTGCTTAGATCAGTAAGTTGCACATGGGAAGAATTGGATGCTACTTCTGAAGACAGTAAAGacactgttttcttttcttgtgcaGGTGGAGCTGCTAGTGATGAAAGCACTCTCAGTAGGTTTGGTGAAAGGCAGTATTGATGAAGTCGATAAAAGGGTTCACATGACATGGGTCCAACCACGCGTGTTGGATTTACAACAGGTAGCCTCTCCTCATGTAGTCCCTCACAGAGGTTTTGTTTGGGAACTATAGGAAAAAACTTTGTGGGTAGAAAATAgcagtgttttgtttgtttaatcatcaCATCAGTTTTAGAA contains:
- the PSMD13 gene encoding 26S proteasome non-ATPase regulatory subunit 13; amino-acid sequence: MKDVPAFLQQSQSSGPGQAAVWHRLEELYNKKLWHQLTLQVLDFVQDPCFAQGDGLITLYENFISEFEHRVNPLSLVEIILHVVRQMTDPNVALTFLEKTREKVKSSDEAVILCKTAIGALKLNIGDLQVTKETIEEVEEMLNNLPGVTSVHSRFYDLSSKYYQTIGNHASYYKDALRFLGCIDVKDLPVADQQERAFTLGLAGLLGEGVYNFGELLMHPVLESLRDTDRQWLIDTLYAFNSGNVEKFQALKSSWGQQPDLAANETLLLQKIQLLCLMEMTFTRPANHRQLTFEEIARSAKVTINEVELLVMKALSVGLVKGSIDEVDKRVHMTWVQPRVLDLQQIKGMKDRLEFWCTDVKNMEMLVEHQAHDILT